From a single Phaenicophaeus curvirostris isolate KB17595 chromosome 23, BPBGC_Pcur_1.0, whole genome shotgun sequence genomic region:
- the MARCKSL1 gene encoding MARCKS-related protein, whose amino-acid sequence MGSQGSKAGGGGPPKADGQENGHVRLNGDMTPKVGGEAAPLNGNGSAEPLQEESKKGDQGGGDAIEPAPPAEGADAKPEGAAAPKDTPKKKKKFSFKKSFKLSGISFKKNKKEAGDSSGSSPTEERGEAEAKGEENPTSAAGGTEPSAPPEEGTAEGPQGAEPKTEGAEAGGSEEGEKQQAGESQGDAAKAAEPPSPAGAEPTPAAAEQKEE is encoded by the exons ATGGGCAGCCAGGGCTCCaaggcggggggcggggggcccCCCAAGGCCGACGGGCAG GAGAACGGCCACGTGAGGCTCAACGGGGACATGACGCCCAAGGTGGGGGGCGAGGCTGCACCCCTGAACGGGAACGGCTCGGCTGAGCCCCTCCAAGAGGAGAGCAAGAAGGGTGACCAGGGCGGTGGAGACGCCATCGAGCCCGCGCCACCCGCCGAGGGCGCAGATGCCAAACCCGAGGGGGCCGCGGCTCCCAAGGACACccccaagaagaagaagaagttCTCGTTCAAGAAATCCTTCAAGCTGAGCGGGATCTCGTTtaagaagaacaagaaagaagCCGGGGACTCCTCCGGGTCTTCTCCCACCGAGGAGCGGGGCGAAGCGGAGGCCAAGGGAGAGGAGAACCCCACTTCTGCAGCCGGTGGGACGGAGCCCTCGGCTCCCCCCGAGGAGGGGACGGCGGAGGGGCCGCAGGGAGCTGAGCCCAAGACGGAGGGTGCAGAAGCCGGGGGAAGCGAGGAGggggagaagcagcaggcaggggAAAGCCAAGGGGATGCAGCCAAAGCCgcagagccccccagccctgcgGGAGCTGAGCCAACACCAGCGGCGGCGGAGCAGAAGGAAGAGTAG